A genomic window from Diospyros lotus cultivar Yz01 chromosome 2, ASM1463336v1, whole genome shotgun sequence includes:
- the LOC127795242 gene encoding outer envelope membrane protein 7 produces MGAVTTALIAIAGLLLGWATMEIACKPCLEKGREAIDRNLNPDYDPDDDATIRAPLNPNPNLPADASSAPNLIVKPA; encoded by the coding sequence atgggggcgGTGACAACAGCATTGATAGCGATAGCAGGATTGTTGCTCGGATGGGCAACCATGGAGATCGCTTGCAAGCCCTGCCTGGAGAAGGGCCGCGAAGCCATCGATCGCAATCTCAACCCCGATTACGATCCCGACGATGACGCCACCATTCGTGCCCCTTTGAATCCAAATCCGAATCTTCCTGCCGACGCCTCTTCGGCCCCCAATCTCATCGTCAAACCCGCCTGA